Genomic DNA from Ruminococcus sp. OA3:
AAAAATTTCACTGTAATAGTCCTTGTCTGATTTTCTGTCTTTTCCAGTCCCGCGCTTTACGCCAAATTTGCTGTCAATCTTTCCCCATAAATGGTTTTCCTCAATCCGGTCCCACACTTTGGTATAGGCTTCTGTTCCATACTTTGTCTTTTTGAGGACTTCCCGCCAGTAATAATCAATATCATCAAGGCTCGTCTTATGGCTTTTTCTATAATTTGTCATCCATTTGCTGGCCGCCTGATACACCTGGCTTGAAAGCCATTCTGCTGACTTTTTGACACCTTTGACGTTATCGGTAATTCCAAACGCAACACCTCTTGAAATTTGCTTTCCTACAAGATTTCGGAATTTTTTGGATGGTGACTGAATTTCCAACTCATCTTGTGCTGCCACAAGAACCCCTTTGCAGACCTCCGTGATGCTTGACACCACGTCGCGCCTGCCGTCCGTAATTCCTTCCGCCATACCACGGGAGAGCATAACACCCACTTCATCCCGCATTTTTCTGGATGGAGACTGGATCGCCGCTGCGCTTTTCGCTGCCGCAACTGCGGATGCTGCGACATTTCCAGCAGCCTCTACCGTCATGCTTTTTCCTGCGTAAATCCCCCTCGCTATACCAGCAGACATGTTATAACCGATATTGGAAAAATCATATTGCGAAGCCCCGGCATAAGCCGATGCTGCAACATCAGTAGCGGCACCTGCGGCATTACTTGTACCCGATCGGATCCCACGAGATAACGCCAAGGCAAGTTCACGCCCCTGGTTGTAGAAAGACCGGATGGATCCGCTGACCTGATTCCTTGCAGATAACACAACATCCTGTGCCGCAGTCGATGTATTGCTCTCTGTGTTTTTCATTCCCTGTGCGGTTCCAGTATTAAACTTTTCACCTGCATCAATTCCGTTTTGTTCCAAAAGTCCGGCAAGCGCTTGCAGCGCACTTACCGCACTTCCTCCACCAGCCTGAATTCCGGAACTGATATTTTCCGGGATAGAAATGCCACTCACCGCTGCCTTCTGGCTAAGTTCAGAAAACCGGTTCTGTATAGAAGCATTTAATTTACCCGCTGCATCGCTTGCGCTTACTGCTCCGGTTGCGATCGACATGCTTAGCGCATCCATCCCCTTCACTCCACAAGCTTTTGCATCATCCGTCAACTTGATCAGCTCGTTTACTGTCAGGTCTTTGACGTTTTTCGCCGCTTCTGCAACTTCTCCGCCTCCGGACTGTAAGCCGCTCGCCTCTGCTTTTGTTGCCTTTTCTCCGACTTTCCCGGCTGCTTCAGGTATTCCAGAGTTTTCGATCTCATATACAGCATTGGCAGCTTCTTCTGCGGTTGAACTTTCCAAGTCAAGGCTTCTGCGGTAAGCTTCATTTGCCGCCTGCACCTGTTCGTCTGTCGCATTCACAAATGCCGCTAAGGTTGCCGCTCCCTCCGGCCCCATGTCAATTAATTTCTGTAGCAGACCCTTATCAATTTCCTCAGCAAACCCTCTTGATGCCCTGTTTCCTGCCGCTTGAACATTGCTGGACCATTCTTCCAGCGCCGCAACGTTCTGTTGCATATTGGATATCACTTTTTCCGTACTAACTGCTTCCTGCTTTTCAAACTCGTCAAAAAGATCGACCTGGCTTTCGATCGTATCTGCGACTTGCTGTTGATATTCCGCCACTACTTCCTTCATCTGTTCGGTTGCTGCAGTTGCTGCATCCGTCGTGGCAGTAAAGGCATCGCCGGAACCTTCTAAGGCCTCCGTTGTCTGTGCAATTCCGTCGCTTAGTTTTAAATTTTCTTCGCAAACATCAGAAAGAACCTCTCTCTCCTTATCAAAGCCTTCGATCTGTTTTTCTAAGGAATCTTCTTGTTTTTGATTTTGATTGATAACCTTCTCCAGGTTATATGCATCATACGTCAAATTAAGTTTTTCAAACTGAGCCTCATAATACTGTCCGTTAATGGTTCCGTCTTCAAGCTGTTTATTCAGCTCTTTTTGTTTTTTGATATATTCATCGTACTTTGCAGCAGCCTTACCAGCATCACTGTTCTCGTCTTGCATCTCTGCCAGTTTAATCTCTGCGTCGATCTGCTCTTTTGTAATTTCAACAAGACGTTCCTGTGCTGCTTTCGCCTGCGCATAGGCGTTCAATGCATCAATAGAGGCATAAATTTCTTCTGCATTTTTGTTAAGTGCTCCAGTTTCTTCATCAATGGTAAGATTGAGCCCCGGCATGATCGTGTTTAACTGATCCACATAACTCTTCATCACGCCCATGCCTTCGCCGGTAGTTTGATACTCTTTTGACAGGCTGAACAACTTCCCGGCAATATCATCCGCAACCTCACCCTGTGCAGCCAGCTCTGAAGTTGTGTCCTCGTATTTTTGCGCGGTATTCTTCTGACTTTCCAGCAAGTCATCCGTCTCGCGCTTCAGTTTATCACTGGATTCTGCCAGCCTGTCATTTTCATCCTTTGTATCCTTCAGAATGGAATAGAATGCCGCAAACGCACCGACCGCAACACCGACCACCGCTACTACTCGCGCAATCGGATTCATGTTCATGACTGCGTTTAAGATTCCCTGAGCCGCAGATGCGCCTTCGATAGACGTTGTCATTCGCAAAAGACCAGAAATGATATCCTTCCAAAAACTCATTTTACTAAACTTCCACGCACTGACCGCAGCACCTAGTCCCAATGCTCCAGAAATCAATACGTCCAGATGATCTTCTGCAAATTCGGCAACGTTTTTGATGACTGGAAGCAGTTTTTCCAGCTTTTCCGCAAGTTTTATTTGAATTTCCCGTCCGATTTGCGTGATCTGGCTGCTCAAGTTATCGTATTTGACTTCCCTAATCTTTTCCATTGTCCCATGAACATCTGCATAGGTATTATTTACATTATTCAGCGATGTAATTACTTTCATCGCATTATCTTCCCCAAGTGCGCTCCACGTTTCACTGGCAATAGTTAATGCCTCTTGCTGATTTTCCATGCTTGCCAAATCTGCGATTACAGACTGGAAGAGATCTTTTGTGGACGCCTGCCCGTTTTTTACTTGATAAAACAGATTCTGTGTTCCGGTCGAGAAGGAATCTAACTGCTGCTCGATTCTTCCATCTGCGAGGCTGTTTCCAAATTCCTTGACAAAGTCATTGACCTTATCAAGGTTGTAGGCACCAGAATCAAGCCCATTTTGAAGAATTGAGAACATTTCTTCTGCCGAAAACCCTGCCTGCCCCCATAGCTGTGAATACTCTGCAAGGTTTTCTACAAGTTCACCTGACCGGTTCAGTCCGTTTTGCGCGCCTTTTGCCACAAGATCAAACGCCTCCTGGCTGTCGGTTCCCATGTTGGTGATTAGTCCGTTAATGCCACGGATAGATTCATCAAGATCCATATCGAAGGTATCTCGAAGCGTAATCGCATTTTCGGAAATGTCTTTTAACTTCGACGGATCCATCTCCCCCATGTTTTGCGTCACTTTGGAGATCGTACCGGCCACATCGTCAAAGTTGTCTCCGTAATTTCCGGCATAGATTTCATTCATGACGTCTTTGTATTTTTCCATCGACGCCGTGGACACATCCATGCTGGCCTCAAGCTGGCTTGCGGCGGAGTCTGCCTCCAAGATACCGGACGCAACATAGCCGCCCATCTCCTTGAGTTTATCAATACCGTCGGTCACAAGCTTATTTGCAAAGGCACTTTCAAGTTTTTCTCCAAACTCAGCCGTAATCTCCGTGGATTTTTTGACCAGTTTTCCATATTGATCAATACTGGTCGCGCAATGGTCGGCAGAATTCTCTGCTTCTTTCATGTATTGAGCATTTTTGTCAAGCGCCTTATTCGCCCGAATGACTTGCGTTTCTGCGGTATTGAGTTTTGTCTCCCAGTCTTTTACACGGTTTCCGGCGGTCGTATAGTTATTTTCGCCTTTTTTAATCGCTGCGCTTAACTCGTCAATCTCTTTTTGCTGTGCACTTAACGCACTCTTAGAAGAGTCGGAAGATTTTTTCATATCCTCCATTTTTTTCTTTGCCTCTTCCAACCGTGTTTGTAACTCTTTAACTCCATTTCCTACCTTTTCGTAGGAATCTTGTGCGTTGCTCAGCCCTTTTTTGGTTTCTTCAACCTTCTTCTTATGGGCATCCAGCACCTTATTCAAAACTTCATGTTTTGCCTGGAGCGCTTTCAGTGAGTTTGCCTGTCCATCAAACTGCTCCTTGGTAAGCCCGAGCTGAGCTTTTAAGCTTGTCAGTTCCTTATTGACGCTTGTAACTGCACTCTTAAATTGTTTTTCTCCGTCCAACGCAATAACCGCACCGATTTTCCTTGCTCCCATTTTTCACCTCATAAAAAAATCAGGGCTGTTATACCCTGATTATTATAAAACATTATTTTTCCTTAAAAACTATTCCCATGATAATTCCGATTATTACGAAGGCAAACCCCGTGACCGGCTCTCGAAACATATGATAGATGCAACATAGCCAAAATAGTCCACCATACTTTTTCCAAAAATCTTCAACCCTTTCGTAGCGTTTTCTTTGGCCGTTCCACATTACGAAAACGCTTGTCATAAGAATCGGAGTCCCGAACATTGGAAGCCAGATGACTAAAAGCGCGCACAGAAAATACCAGCTTCCCCATAACACCCGTCTAATCTTGAACCATTGTTCCATCTATTCCACCCCCCGGATAAAATCCTCCATCATCTGTGTCAATTGCTTTGCCTGGCTTACGCCTGCACGCTGGCAGGCAACGGCAAATTCATCAACAACTGCTTTTTTCAGTTTATAGGACTTGCTGATATATCCAGCCTTTTTTTGATATTTTTCGCTTGCAATCGTCTGTGCTTTTGGGTTTCCCTTCGGCATTGTGCACCTCGTTTTTCTCTTATTATAGCATATGGTACACCACATAACAAGCATTTTAGAAAATATC
This window encodes:
- a CDS encoding chemotaxis protein, whose product is MPKGNPKAQTIASEKYQKKAGYISKSYKLKKAVVDEFAVACQRAGVSQAKQLTQMMEDFIRGVE
- a CDS encoding phage tail tape measure protein — its product is MGARKIGAVIALDGEKQFKSAVTSVNKELTSLKAQLGLTKEQFDGQANSLKALQAKHEVLNKVLDAHKKKVEETKKGLSNAQDSYEKVGNGVKELQTRLEEAKKKMEDMKKSSDSSKSALSAQQKEIDELSAAIKKGENNYTTAGNRVKDWETKLNTAETQVIRANKALDKNAQYMKEAENSADHCATSIDQYGKLVKKSTEITAEFGEKLESAFANKLVTDGIDKLKEMGGYVASGILEADSAASQLEASMDVSTASMEKYKDVMNEIYAGNYGDNFDDVAGTISKVTQNMGEMDPSKLKDISENAITLRDTFDMDLDESIRGINGLITNMGTDSQEAFDLVAKGAQNGLNRSGELVENLAEYSQLWGQAGFSAEEMFSILQNGLDSGAYNLDKVNDFVKEFGNSLADGRIEQQLDSFSTGTQNLFYQVKNGQASTKDLFQSVIADLASMENQQEALTIASETWSALGEDNAMKVITSLNNVNNTYADVHGTMEKIREVKYDNLSSQITQIGREIQIKLAEKLEKLLPVIKNVAEFAEDHLDVLISGALGLGAAVSAWKFSKMSFWKDIISGLLRMTTSIEGASAAQGILNAVMNMNPIARVVAVVGVAVGAFAAFYSILKDTKDENDRLAESSDKLKRETDDLLESQKNTAQKYEDTTSELAAQGEVADDIAGKLFSLSKEYQTTGEGMGVMKSYVDQLNTIMPGLNLTIDEETGALNKNAEEIYASIDALNAYAQAKAAQERLVEITKEQIDAEIKLAEMQDENSDAGKAAAKYDEYIKKQKELNKQLEDGTINGQYYEAQFEKLNLTYDAYNLEKVINQNQKQEDSLEKQIEGFDKEREVLSDVCEENLKLSDGIAQTTEALEGSGDAFTATTDAATAATEQMKEVVAEYQQQVADTIESQVDLFDEFEKQEAVSTEKVISNMQQNVAALEEWSSNVQAAGNRASRGFAEEIDKGLLQKLIDMGPEGAATLAAFVNATDEQVQAANEAYRRSLDLESSTAEEAANAVYEIENSGIPEAAGKVGEKATKAEASGLQSGGGEVAEAAKNVKDLTVNELIKLTDDAKACGVKGMDALSMSIATGAVSASDAAGKLNASIQNRFSELSQKAAVSGISIPENISSGIQAGGGSAVSALQALAGLLEQNGIDAGEKFNTGTAQGMKNTESNTSTAAQDVVLSARNQVSGSIRSFYNQGRELALALSRGIRSGTSNAAGAATDVAASAYAGASQYDFSNIGYNMSAGIARGIYAGKSMTVEAAGNVAASAVAAAKSAAAIQSPSRKMRDEVGVMLSRGMAEGITDGRRDVVSSITEVCKGVLVAAQDELEIQSPSKKFRNLVGKQISRGVAFGITDNVKGVKKSAEWLSSQVYQAASKWMTNYRKSHKTSLDDIDYYWREVLKKTKYGTEAYTKVWDRIEENHLWGKIDSKFGVKRGTGKDRKSDKDYYSEIFQAARQYLDNYSITYDISLNQQKWYWETVIKKLKAGSQAWYDAKGQLQSVNAQILQSKQDTITELASVQDKALDGYKTYYKVSAKAEMDYWNICRKQFKTGTAERIEADQKYFEARESYYDQLTERQQQFKDDAKEINDQLKDDIKDLEDAYKDAVTERKNDIVSSFGLFEKFQSESDSGAVLLHNLKTQVAGIADWEQQLEELGGKNILSEGLLEELRNMGPEASASIHALNTLTKEQLKEYNDLWNQKNDLAESQAVKELEPMRQETITQIQGLRKDAKEELKKLTDEFNQEVASLSAGMSNALKYLAEHAKTTGEEAISNLVMNISKKASTAETKSAIKKATASLTDGFKDLPKAGEIIGGDTLQGILDGLTDSKKIETSAKGFVEGLKAAIQDAAEIHSPSRVFKRAIGIPIAEGIGEGIKEGAQIADRSAAEMITRLVENAKTQIAGQQSAIAEFQHNLNTSGIYAANRLMEMPTGQVSAVTGNSGTGLLQEMIALMRDYFPYLAEEKQIVFDADSASAALQPGISREMASAIRRRR